A DNA window from Allokutzneria albata contains the following coding sequences:
- a CDS encoding NAD(P)-dependent oxidoreductase: MKITVFGAAGDVGSRVMTEARSRGHSVTGVTRDTSRHPGLRRGNAANVEDVVALSAGQDLVISATRPAPGREPELVTTTKAVLAGLAETGVRLLMVGGAASLTVPGTDRTVLDDPGLPPEIRAIAEACDSQLAVCQAETVVDWAYLSPPALLEPGVRTGRYRLGRDELIVDAEGNSAISMEDFAVALLDEAETPRHHRTRFTVGY, encoded by the coding sequence ATGAAGATCACGGTGTTCGGAGCGGCGGGCGACGTCGGCAGCCGGGTGATGACGGAGGCGCGCTCGCGGGGGCACTCCGTCACCGGAGTCACGCGTGACACCTCGCGCCATCCCGGGCTGCGACGGGGAAACGCGGCGAACGTCGAGGACGTGGTCGCGCTCAGCGCCGGGCAGGACCTCGTGATCAGCGCGACCCGGCCCGCGCCCGGCCGCGAGCCCGAACTCGTCACGACGACGAAGGCGGTGCTGGCCGGGCTCGCCGAGACGGGTGTGCGGCTGCTGATGGTGGGTGGCGCGGCGAGCCTCACCGTGCCGGGCACCGACCGGACCGTGCTCGACGATCCCGGGCTGCCGCCGGAGATCCGCGCGATCGCGGAGGCTTGCGACTCCCAGCTGGCGGTCTGCCAGGCGGAAACCGTTGTGGACTGGGCGTATCTGAGCCCGCCCGCGCTGCTGGAGCCGGGCGTGCGGACCGGGCGCTACCGGCTGGGCCGGGACGAGCTGATCGTGGACGCCGAGGGGAACTCGGCGATCTCGATGGAGGACTTCGCGGTCGCGCTGCTCGACGAGGCCGAGACCCCGCGCCACCACCGCACCCGGTTCACCGTCGGGTACTGA
- a CDS encoding EamA family transporter gives MLNNRIGLIAVTATAPAIWGTTYLVTTEFLPPDRPLLAATLRALPAGLLLLAITRRLPSGSWWWRAAVLGTLNIGAFLALLFIAAYRLPGGIAATVGALQPLLVAGFSAALLGQRMSARTVVAALAAIVGVGLLVLRAEARLDALGIAAAVGSAVVMAAGVVLSKRWTSPAPVLATTGWQLVAGGIVLIPVTLLVEGPPPAELSATNLLGYGYLSIIGAAFAYALWFRGIRELAPTQVTFLGQLSPVVATALGWLALGQDLTPLQVIGALIVLGALVLAQTRKATPHEDHGVRSGGRRRQPGDDGGALAGALRHRSHA, from the coding sequence TGCTAAACAATCGGATCGGCCTGATCGCGGTGACCGCCACGGCCCCGGCCATCTGGGGGACGACGTACCTGGTCACCACCGAGTTCTTACCGCCGGACCGGCCACTGCTGGCCGCGACGCTGCGCGCGCTGCCCGCCGGGCTGCTGCTCCTGGCGATCACCCGGCGGCTGCCGTCCGGCTCGTGGTGGTGGCGCGCCGCGGTGCTCGGCACGCTCAACATCGGGGCGTTCCTCGCCCTGCTGTTCATCGCCGCGTACCGGCTGCCCGGCGGCATCGCGGCCACCGTCGGCGCGCTGCAACCGTTGCTGGTGGCCGGTTTCTCCGCCGCCCTGCTCGGGCAGCGCATGTCGGCCCGCACCGTCGTGGCGGCACTGGCCGCGATCGTCGGGGTCGGCCTCCTCGTGCTGCGGGCCGAGGCGCGGCTGGACGCGCTCGGGATCGCCGCGGCGGTCGGCAGCGCGGTCGTGATGGCCGCCGGCGTCGTGCTCAGCAAGCGGTGGACCTCGCCCGCCCCGGTGCTGGCGACCACGGGCTGGCAGCTCGTCGCGGGCGGGATCGTGCTGATCCCGGTCACGCTGCTGGTCGAGGGGCCGCCGCCGGCGGAGCTGAGCGCGACGAACCTGCTCGGTTACGGCTACCTCTCCATCATCGGCGCCGCGTTCGCCTACGCCCTGTGGTTCAGGGGAATCCGCGAGCTCGCGCCCACCCAGGTCACGTTCCTCGGCCAGCTCAGCCCCGTGGTCGCGACCGCGCTCGGCTGGCTCGCGCTCGGCCAGGACCTCACCCCACTCCAGGTGATCGGCGCGCTCATCGTGCTCGGTGCGCTCGTCCTCGCCCAGACCAGGAAGGCAACCCCCCATGAAGATCACGGTGTTCGGAGCGGCGGGCGACGTCGGCAGCCGGGTGATGACGGAGGCGCGCTCGCGGGGGCACTCCGTCACCGGAGTCACGCGTGA